One region of Kazachstania africana CBS 2517 chromosome 3, complete genome genomic DNA includes:
- the CRT10 gene encoding Crt10p (similar to Saccharomyces cerevisiae CRT10 (YOL063C); ancestral locus Anc_3.163), which yields MNEPFSQWLVSRHISYKVENVTETYDCEVFASNGSHILPHSVPMKHYYVDRRRQSNDFPPQVMDTIDNYLNDLESYAVEKANVLNDNGEPIVESILQNGRGDFEPVWSDSRIQSPADLLLPLNHKLKVEEINPPANSVFWSPSISSNNLSFKNNLFVIYGSLSFIVKDFLVEIHRLDEPFDSFTNGPKCALFVVHWNILMSNETLHLLDGDRVAQPSLNLRHSINFIKVSKFWNKDVISICLDRGMVLIYDLESVANEFNEYLKKASRDSVWNFLTTKPLAVFKTPDSCWSVDIICTDKVTVVAAGHNGPGVSVFIYDRFENNKLYAYEIPSEHNVPSVNFIPGYLSSDGFVTLSYASIYGNVTTVKINTSKFPNNDIEVKFLDTQFFGEYCWTVTPVHKSHFAKVPIFELLNLNFKQQAKKSVLYSVVLDGSILKHQPSSICNSGNFGIGTLTTQIPVPTAALSWRCREGLHEDMICLRFTTFDDLGKKSYARLIPDPDRDETDPIMIINHREAHSWERVILDLPDDTFKQSFFDEHSQWIATCYSDEDKKNNDKWWNSKFTIRSSTIENSSYGPQFKFTTLEDEVRSIEAKLLSKSHEIKYALKMNGKISPVFPHLHDTLVGRSKFFDGHQPGKWSDISGYGLDEAFNDPMISGNTTRHSSPNPSNARAGSDTTIEYYEQKEWALHNHIRKVCKLLDNIEPGSESSANGYKLKDYDDNFFFVTTAHKLYLVKANPLIITSYTMDDIFPVNDVSVCSEYELLKCLNRINFVCHIKEFNCLVVASQLGLISLLKLTEYNGIYSFRQEYVIGWHSQDPAFPRPDDDCILSRIEGTPHMWRCDIDDVSFPFFNITGIDYSYVPYDDVNGRGDYAILYVLADSTLHRFNITAPLGISVKN from the coding sequence ATGAATGAACCATTTTCCCAGTGGCTAGTTTCTCGACACATCTCTTATAAAGTAGAGAATGTCACAGAAACCTATGACTGCGAGGTCTTTGCTTCAAATGGTAGTCACATTCTTCCTCATTCAGTACCTATGAAGCATTATTATGTGGATAGAAGAAGACAATCAAATGATTTCCCACCTCAGGTAATGGACACAATTGACAATTATCTCAATGATTTGGAATCCTATGCAGTTGAAAAAGCCAATGTTCTCAATGATAACGGTGAACCCATAGTAGAATctattcttcaaaatggtAGAGGTGATTTTGAACCGGTCTGGTCTGATTCAAGAATACAGAGCCCTGCAGATCTCCTATTACCATTAAATcataaattgaaagttgaagaaataaatcCTCCGGCAAATAGTGTTTTTTGGTCCCCTTCAATTAGCAgtaataatttatcttttaaaaacAATCTATTTGTAATTTACGGTAGCTTATCATTCATCGTGAAAGATTTTTTGGTGGAGATACATAGATTGGATGAACCTTTTGACTCCTTTACGAATGGTCCGAAATGTGCCCTCTTTGTTGTTCACTGGAATATCTTAATGTCAAACGAAACCTTACACTTGTTAGACGGAGATAGAGTTGCACAACCCAGTCTGAACCTTAGACATTCAATCAACTTCATCAAAGTTAGTAAATTCTGGAATAAAGATGTTATTTCAATATGTCTAGACAGAGGTATGGTTCTAATCTACGATTTGGAATCAGTTGCTAACGAGTTCAATGAGTATCTAAAAAAGGCTTCTAGAGATAGTGTCTGGAATTTCTTAACTACAAAACCACTAGCAGTATTCAAAACGCCCGACAGTTGCTGGAGCGTTGACATCATTTGTACAGATAAGGTCACCGTGGTAGCGGCTGGCCATAATGGGCCCGGTGTCAGTGTATTCATATACGACAGGtttgaaaataacaaaCTGTATGCATACGAAATACCGTCTGAACATAATGTGCCATCCGTGAACTTCATACCTGGATATCTTAGTAGTGACGGATTTGTGACACTATCCTATGCATCTATCTATGGTAATGTTACGACAGTTAAGATCaatacttcaaaatttcccaacaatgatattgaagtAAAGTTTTTAGACACGCAGTTTTTTGGCGAATATTGCTGGACAGTGACACCAGTTCACAAATCACATTTTGCAAAAgttccaatttttgaactGTTAAACTTAAATTTCAAGCAGCaagcaaaaaaatcagTTCTATATTCCGTTGTTTTAGATGGTTCCATCCTGAAACACCAACCCTCTAGTATTTGCAATTCGGGGAATTTTGGGATAGGCACTTTAACAACTCAAATACCGGTACCTACAGCTGCATTATCTTGGAGATGTCGGGAAGGGTTGCACGAAGATATGATTTGCTTAAGATTTACGACGTTCGATGACcttggaaaaaaatcatatGCTAGATTGATTCCAGATCCAGATAGAGATGAAACAGATCCAATTATGATTATCAATCATAGAGAAGCTCATTCTTGGGAGAGAGTGATCTTAGATTTACCAGATGATACTTTCAAGCAGTCCTTTTTTGACGAACATTCTCAATGGATTGCAACCTGCTATAGTGAcgaagataaaaaaaataacgatAAATGGTGGAATTCTAAATTCACGATCAGATCATCAACGATAGAAAACTCAAGCTACGGCCCACAATTCAAGTTTACAACTCTAGAAGATGAAGTAAGGAGTATAGAAGCAAAGTTACTTTCAAAATCGcatgaaatcaaatatgCTCTCAAGATGAATGGTAAAATATCACCAGTTTTTCCACACCTTCATGATACACTAGTTGGAAGATCAAAGTTTTTTGACGGCCATCAACCAGGGAAATGGTCTGATATAAGTGGATATGGTTTAGATGAAGCATTTAACGACCCAATGATTAGTGGTAATACGACTAGACATAGCTCACCTAATCCATCAAATGCAAGGGCTGGAAGTGATACTacaattgaatattatgaACAAAAAGAATGGGCTTTGCATAATCATATAAGAAAAGTTTGCAAGCTATTAGACAACATTGAACCTGGATCTGAATCAAGTGCAAATGGCTATAAGTTGAAGGATTATGACGACAACTTCTTTTTTGTAACAACTGCCCACAAACTTTATCTTGTGAAGGCCAATCCTCTAATCATAACATCTTACACTAtggatgatatttttcctGTAAATGATGTTTCTGTGTGCTCAGAATACGAATTATTGAAGTGCTTGAATAGAATTAATTTTGTTTGCCatatcaaagaatttaatTGTCTAGTTGTCGCATCACAATTAGGTTTAATATCACTTCTAAAGTTAACTGAATACAACGGAATTTACTCTTTTAGGCAAGAGTATGTTATTGGCTGGCATTCACAAGATCCTGCATTCCCACGCCCTGATGATGACTGTATCCTTTCTAGAATCGAAGGCACCCCACATATGTGGAGGTGTGATATAGATGATGTCAGTTTCCcgtttttcaatatcactggTATTGATTATAGCTATGTTCCGTATGATGATGTAAACGGCAGGGGTGATTACGCCATTCTTTATGTCCTCGCGGATTCCACTTTACATAGATTCAACATAACAGCTCCTTTAGGAATTAGTGTTAAAAACTAG
- the PRP9 gene encoding SF3a splicing factor complex subunit PRP9 (similar to Saccharomyces cerevisiae PRP9 (YDL030W); ancestral locus Anc_3.160) gives MANLEEKRDLCEDLEVIEDAIAKRLQRNPELYYNYLEKLSSFEKHSLEVPSSIDIKNNRVYKSKKAKRSKKQIVAQQHEIRLFIEDYTNKQKGLNMLMKRKDTTQISSDIGDFITSITENKSHVKSSLKDKIDYYSMFSASTTQKSILSKRAADLDINQTFTRDEQFGECMDLERFHNVWLSVVKDDSYSLLDFFRVIESFLDTKSYLKSPHMDRKNQRYQEFIKTISGYVESFFFKKFCLIDKEYVNARLQQDFILYLDNPLNNQNGFFCVACNKSFKTKSVFDNHLPGKQHKRNVDKRRNSLISEYKLYRFLNLLRTEFNNTKEFTERKISFTANERREELERLNNEYNAPVYGSEEQEEGDEEHDEYASKNGNRSILDGLFNMPLGPDGVPMPFWLYKLQGLDVSYYCEICSNREFKGRRAFERHFNEKTHQYHLRCLGITPSPTFVGITAITEAQTLWDHIQSTQKKKAPSGKIDMDIEVEDADGNVLTRKVYDDLKRQGLL, from the coding sequence ATGGCtaatttggaagaaaagagGGATCTGTGTGAAGATTTGGAGGTGATAGAAGATGCTATAGCGAAAAGGCTTCAGAGGAACCCGGAACTCTATTACAACTATTTGGAAAAGCTTTCGAGTTTTGAAAAGCATAGTCTTGAAGTACCAAGTTCGATAGATATCAAGAATAATAGAGTGTATAAGTCCAAGAAAGCTAAAAGATCCAAGAAGCAAATAGTAGCCCAACAGCATGAGATAAGATTGTTTATAGAGGACTATACTAACAAACAGAAAGGATTGAATATGTTGATGAAGAGAAAGGATACTACACAGATATCTAGCGATATAGGTGATTTCATAACATCCATAACTGAAAATAAGTCACATGTTAAGTCCAGTCTGAAAGATAAAATAGACTATTACTCCATGTTTTCAGCATCCACAACCCAAAAGAGTATACTTTCGAAGCGTGCGGCAGATTTGGATATCAATCAAACATTCACAAGAGATGAACAGTTTGGAGAATGTATGGACCTTGAAAGATTTCATAATGTCTGGTTGAGCGTTGTCAAAGATGACAGTTACTCATTGTTGGACTTTTTTAGGGTAATCGAGTCTTTCCTTGATACTAAAAGCTACCTCAAGTCACCACATATGGATAGGAAAAACCAAAGGTACCAGGAATTTATCAAGACCATAAGTGGATACGttgaatcatttttcttcaagaaGTTTTGCTTGATTGACAAAGAATATGTGAATGCGAGGTTACAACAAGACTTTATTCTTTATTTGGACAACCCACTAAACAACCAAAATGGTTTCTTCTGTGTAGCGTGCAATAAGTCATTCAAGACAAAATCGGTATTTGACAATCATCTGCCAGGGAAGCAACACAAGAGAAACGTTGATAAAAGACGAAATTCTCTCATATCAGAGTATAAGCTATACCGGTTCCTCAATCTTTTACGAAcagaatttaataatacCAAAGAGTTTACAGAACgtaaaatatcatttactgcaaatgaaagaagagaagaacTCGAAAGgttaaataatgaatacAATGCGCCCGTGTATGGATCGGAGGAACAAGAGGAAGGAGATGAGGAACACGACGAGTATGCTTCCAAGAACGGTAACAGGAGCATCTTAGATGGGCTATTCAACATGCCCCTTGGTCCTGACGGAGTACCCATGCCGTTTTGGCTATATAAACTGCAAGGACTAGATGTTTCCTATTATTGCGAAATATGTAGTAATCGGGAATTCAAAGGCAGAAGGGCCTTCGAAAGgcatttcaatgaaaagaCACATCAATACCATCTGCGCTGTCTAGGCATTACACCCTCTCCAACATTCGTCGGGATAACGGCCATCACAGAAGCACAGACCCTATGGGATCATATCCAATCCAcgcaaaagaagaaggcaCCTTCCGGCAAAATTGATATGGACATTGAAGTTGAGGATGCAGACGGTAACGTTTTGACACGGAAAGTCTATGACGATTTAAAAAGACAAGGTTTACTCTAG
- the ARP2 gene encoding actin-related protein 2, whose translation MIGGEASEVRSYLQISYPMENGIIKNWTDMELLWDYAFYEQMKLPDTSNGKILLTEPPMNPIKNREKMCEVMFEKYNFGGVYVAIQAVLALYAQGLSSGVVVDSGDGVTHIVPVYESVVLNHLTRRLDVAGRDVTRNLIDLLSRRGYAFNRTADFETVRQIKEKLCYVSYDLDLDTKLARETTTLVESYELPDGRVIKVGSERFEAPECLFQPNLVDVEQAGVGELLFNTIQSADVDIRSTLFKAIVLSGGSSMYPGLPSRLEKELKQLWFTRVLHNDPTRLDKFKVRIEDPPRRKHMVFIGGAVLANIMADKDHMWLSKQEWEESGPAAMAKFGPR comes from the coding sequence ATGATCGGTGGTGAAGCGTCAGAAGTTCGTTcttatttacaaatttcGTACCCAATGGAAAATGGTATTATTAAGAACTGGACTGACATGGAATTACTTTGGGATTATGCATTTTATGAGCAAATGAAGTTACCAGATACTTCTAAtggtaaaattttattaacCGAACCACCAATGAACCCTATCAAAAATAGAGAAAAGATGTGCGAAGTTATGTTCgaaaaatacaattttGGCGGTGTCTATGTTGCTATTCAAGCTGTGTTGGCACTGTACGCCCAGGGTCTTTCATCCGGTGTTGTTGTTGATTCTGGTGATGGTGTCACTCACATTGTGCCTGTTTATGAATCTGTAGTGTTGAATCATTTGACAAGAAGATTAGACGTTGCTGGTAGGGATGTTACAAGAAACTTAATCGATTTATTATCACGCCGTGGTTATGCATTTAATAGAACAGCAGATTTCGAAACTGTTCGtcaaataaaagaaaaattatgttaTGTCTCGTATGATTTAGATTTAGACACCAAATTGGCAAGAGAAACAACTACTCTGGTAGAAAGCTACGAATTACCCGATGGAAGAGTTATTAAAGTTGGTTCGGAAAGATTCGAGGCCCCAGAATGTTTGTTTCAGCCAAATCTTGTGGATGTTGAACAAGCTGGCGTTGGTGAACTTCTTTTCAACACTATACAATCAGCTGATGTTGATATTAGAAGCACTTTATTCAAAGCTATTGTTTTGTCCGGTGGTTCGAGTATGTATCCTGGTCTTCCTTCTAGattagaaaaagaattaaaacAACTATGGTTCACAAGAGTATTACATAATGACCCAACTAGATTAGATAAGTTTAAGGTTAGAATTGAAGACCCTCCAAGAAGAAAGCATATGGTTTTTATCGGTGGTGCTGTTCTAGCTAATATCATGGCTGATAAAGACCATATGTGGTTATCAAAGCAAGAATGGGAAGAAAGTGGGCCTGCTGCGATGGCTAAATTCGGTCCTAGATAG